The Macellibacteroides fermentans genome contains the following window.
GCCTGGAAAAGACGTTATCCATGCAACGACGAAAATCAATGTCGTCTCACCATGCGGTGCGTATTGGTAAGAACCGGATGCGGCAGGGTGATATTGGTCGACACAGGCGCCGGCAACAAACAACTAAAGGCTTTGTCTTATTATAAATTCTCGGAGTTGATTGATCTGGAAGAGGCTCTTTTAAAGAAAGGAGTGACGGCAGACATGGTGACGGACGTGGTACTTTCGCATCTGCATTTCGACCATTGCGGATATGCGACGGTAAAAGATCCATCCTCCCACTCGGCACGACCGGCCTTCCCCAATGCCACCTATTGGGTTGGCGAGACTCAATGGAACAACTTTATCCACCCCACCCCTTTGGAAGCAGATGCCTACTTTCCTGAAAACCTGCTGCCTGTTGAGGAATCGGGGAAGCTTTCCCTTGTATCTGAAGACACCTATCTGTGCCAGGAGGTATCGTTGCGTCTGTACAACGGCCATACACCCGGTCAGCTTGCCGTATACATGAATCATCCTTCGGGTACCGTAGTATTTGCAGGAGATGTGATCCCGCTGGCCGCTTCGGTATCCGCAGAGTGGATTTCGGCTTACGACACCTATCCTGTAATATCCTATCACGAAAAAGTACGTATGCTGGAAGAGGCTGTGCTGCAAAACCAGATTTTGATCTATTGCCACGATGCCTATACGGCCTGTAGCACCATAAAAAAGATAAATAACTTTTACAGGGTGGATAAAAAAATAGCATTGCAGGATGGTGAGCTCCCGCAATGCCAGTAATTAAATTCGTTTTACGTATCCGGATTAAAAATAAAGCTCTCCGAAAAACCGCGGACAATGGAAGTCGGGTTCCGGAAGGTCGATGGGATTCCAGCTTACAAAATGTGGATAAGCCGTATTATCGGCACATTTATAGAAGTTGGCCATGATCTTCTCAGGCAGGAAATTCGGATCCAGCCCCATCAGCGAAAATGGGATGGCAACAATCAGTTCCCACGACTGCACACCTTGAATTTCATCAAAGGCTGTGTGCTTGAGGGAGGATTGTCTTCTGATGCGCGCATACTCCTCTTCTGTGAGAGACGTTTTATCCTGACGGGAACGTCTTCGTGCCGCATCGCAGGTGCCAATACAGTTGAACTCGAAATTCATGTAAGTTGACTCACCCGGAACCTGCATAAAAAACTCAACACAGCTGTCCTGATGCACAGGTGAATTATCAGCCATATGGATAGCACGCAGCGAATTACCCTTTACAAAGTAACGGATATACAAATCTTTATCTCCTCTTGCCACATCAAAAGCGACAATGGGCTTATAGGGATAAGCATCCCAATTTATGACGTCAATACTTTCGCGATGGGCTTTTTCTTCCATCAGAAAACCGATGGATGTTAAATCGAGGACATCTAGTGTCTTCAAATAAGGAACCTTTAATCGTTTCATTTCACTTTAATAGATATGAAGCATTGGCAGATTAAGGAAAGAGGGCCATATTACAGAAACTGCTCCCAAAATAGAAAGCGCAACGATAATAAAACCAACAATCCTGTTCATAACACCAATCCCCCGGATATTAAACCACTTTCTTAATTTCGATATTATATACGTAATAAAAAACCACCAGCTAATCGCTCCAATACCTATCCCGCCTATACCCATTGCTAAGGTCCAGAGAGAATGTTCGGGCAATACAAATCCGAACCGGGCGAAAAGACCTATATAAAGGAGTACTATAAGCACATTGCTAAAGGTAAGGAAAAAGGCTGTAATAAAATCTTGCGTAAAGGAAAGTTTTTTCTCCTGCTGCTTGCGAAGACTTCGTACCGGATTGGTCTGGAAAATATAATATCCGAATACCCCCAGCACAATACTGCCCAGCAACTGAAGTGGCGCCTGGTTTGCTTCCACAAAGTTTACCACCACACCCATACCAAGACAGGTAAGTATCGCATAGACAATATCCGACAAAGTAGCACCCAAACCGGTTACCAACCCATGTAAACGACCTTTGTTTAAGGTCCTTTGCACGCATAGCATTCCAACAGGCCCCATGGGGGCAGAGACTAAAATTCCTATAATTATTCCTTTACTTACGATTCCAAGCATGTTAAAAATGAGTACCTCCGATTGTTTTCTGAGTGCAAATATAGTTCCTTATCTCGGTTTAAAACACAAAATATGGCACATTAGCAGTTATTAAGAAAGCTTTTCACTATCTTTGCACCTTGTTCAAGGGCCCTTGGGCCGTCAATTGATTATCCTAATAAATCGACGATATGATTCTATTTTTCAAGTCTTCAACACAAACGGTATTGGCTGTAGAAACAGCTGCTCCTTTCTCAAAC
Protein-coding sequences here:
- a CDS encoding MBL fold metallo-hydrolase, whose product is MKIELIESGYFLADGGAMFGAIPKAAWKRRYPCNDENQCRLTMRCVLVRTGCGRVILVDTGAGNKQLKALSYYKFSELIDLEEALLKKGVTADMVTDVVLSHLHFDHCGYATVKDPSSHSARPAFPNATYWVGETQWNNFIHPTPLEADAYFPENLLPVEESGKLSLVSEDTYLCQEVSLRLYNGHTPGQLAVYMNHPSGTVVFAGDVIPLAASVSAEWISAYDTYPVISYHEKVRMLEEAVLQNQILIYCHDAYTACSTIKKINNFYRVDKKIALQDGELPQCQ
- a CDS encoding carbohydrate-binding family 9-like protein is translated as MKRLKVPYLKTLDVLDLTSIGFLMEEKAHRESIDVINWDAYPYKPIVAFDVARGDKDLYIRYFVKGNSLRAIHMADNSPVHQDSCVEFFMQVPGESTYMNFEFNCIGTCDAARRRSRQDKTSLTEEEYARIRRQSSLKHTAFDEIQGVQSWELIVAIPFSLMGLDPNFLPEKIMANFYKCADNTAYPHFVSWNPIDLPEPDFHCPRFFGELYF
- a CDS encoding LysE family translocator; the encoded protein is MLGIVSKGIIIGILVSAPMGPVGMLCVQRTLNKGRLHGLVTGLGATLSDIVYAILTCLGMGVVVNFVEANQAPLQLLGSIVLGVFGYYIFQTNPVRSLRKQQEKKLSFTQDFITAFFLTFSNVLIVLLYIGLFARFGFVLPEHSLWTLAMGIGGIGIGAISWWFFITYIISKLRKWFNIRGIGVMNRIVGFIIVALSILGAVSVIWPSFLNLPMLHIY